The region CCAACGAGGAACTCCGCTTTCTTTACGTCCCTAAAACGCACAAGCACATCTTTCAGCCCTTGTTGCTTCAATACATCTTTCGCTTTAGCGTCCTTCTTGGTATGGTCCAGAGAAATCACATAATCGTTAGGAATCGTGTCGTCCAACTGATCTAAATGCTTGAGGAACGTCTGGGCAATCTCTCTTTTGTAGGGTAATTCATAAATAAAAGCGAGCCAAATGAAGACATGATCATCAAATAGCCCGACTTGAAAGTGAGGATGCTTCTTATACCCGCGCTGGTTAGGTGCAATCGCCAACCATGTGTCATGAGGGGGATTCACTGTACGCCGAGCGTGCTTAGCGATATGAAGATACATGTCGTTGCCTAGCATGTGGGTCATTTCCTCCGTCAGCACGTCCCCGATTTGACGAAACTTAGGTTGGATTCGTTCTTTAATCGCTTCCATGCGGGCGTCTAAGCCTTCTATGTGAAAGGTATTAAAGTCGTCTTCAGTAAAACCAGTAAATGTATGGGTACTCATTGTGTGCCTCCTTTATATCTCGTTGACATGATAAAAGTGATAGAGATAAATATAACAAAAATATAGCATACTAAAAATTGTTATTGCAAAATACAGCGATGCATAATAATATATACTAACAATAAAAATAATTTTCTGAATAATCAGTACGAAAGGGTGACGTAACCATGGAACAGGTCATTGAAGTTTTCAGAAGAGATGATGCCGAGAAAAGAATTCCTGTGTTACGGATGGAAATTGATTATGAGCTTTTAAATTTACATGAAGCTATGCTCGATGAGGACTTAGAGAAGATGGAAGCGTGCAAGGTTAAGCTACAGAAGCTTAGAAAAGAAATGATGATGTTAGAAGCTTATTCTATTGGAGGGTAATCGTGAGACAGTGGCGAAAGAAGATAAGAGACCCGTAAACATCCCGTTCGATTCATCAGAGCGGGGTGTTTTAGTTTATAGTATACTTGGGATAAGAGATAAAAGAGAGATGGAGGCATGAATCCATGGAAGCACATCAAGCATGGCAGGATATTTACCACACAGCAAAAGCATGGACACAAGAAGCAGGCCAACGCCTAAGAGATACACTAGGTGGAACCTTGAATGTTGAATACAAAACCTCCGCAGCGGATCTGGTGACACAAAAAGACCATGAAATTGAAGAATTCTTCATTGAACATATTCGACATCACTATCCGGAACACGCTATTTTAGGGGAAGAGGGATTAGCTGAGACGATAGAAGATCCCTATCGTGAAATTGTCTGGGTGATCGACCCTATTGATGGGACCACTAACTTCGTACATCAACAAGCTAATTTCTGTATATCCGTTGGCATTTACGAACAGGGGGAGCCCAGGATTGGTATCATATACGATCCGATCCATGACGAATTTTTCCACACCTTAAAGGGACAAGGAGCATACTTCAATGAACGTAAACTTGAACCGCTAGAGAAGACGACAATGGAGCAGTCTGTCCTCGGCATTAACGGTTTGTGGCTAACCCCTAATCGCCGATACGATCATCGTAAGCTACAATCGATTGTTCGTCATGCGCGTGGGTCTCGTTCCCTTGGGTCAGCGGCCCTGGAGCTCGCATACGTCGCTTGTGGACGATTAGACGGGTATTTGACGTTACGTTTATCTCCATGGGACTACGCCGCGGGGCTTGTCATTTTAAATGAATTGGGTGCGAGAATGACCACGATAGAAAATGAACCGATCGACATCTTTACGTCTGAACAAACGTCTATATTTGTCGCTAAGCCTGGCCTTCATGAGCATATTAGTGACCACTTTTTACTCGTAGATGAAGCGCCAGGATGGTAATACGATACATAAATTGGGAGGGGAAGTACAATGAAAGTAGGCTACATCGGTTTGGGCACAATGGGATTGCCAATGGTCAAGAACCTGCTACAAGCGGATATTGATACATGGGTGGTAAGCAGAAGCCGTCCCCCTATAGAGGAGGCGCTAAAATTAGGGGCAAAAGAGGCCAAAAGCCCTGCAGACCTCACATCACAGGTGGATGTTGTCATGACATGTCTACCAACCATAGAAAGTATTGAGGAGATATATTTTGGAGAGAACGGCATTATTCAAGCAGGTGTCCAGGATACCATTGTGCTTGAGCACAGTACAGTCTCACCACAGTTGAACGAAAAACAGCATCACGCTATCACTCAGAAAGGTGGTCTTTTTTTAGATGCGCCTTTAAGTGGAGGACCAATGGGAGCTGAGGCTGGTACCTTGACGATCATGTGCGGTGGTGATGAAAGCGCATTTGAGCGAGTGCGTCCGATACTAGACGTTGTAGGTCAAACGATAGCGCTTGTTGGACCGGTTGGGTCTGGAAGTGTCGTCAAGCTGATCAATAACATGTTAGTTGGCGTTCATACACAAGCCTTGTCTGAAGCCTTTGTCATGGGAGCCAAAGCGGGAATCGATCCTGCGATGATCCACAGGCTGATCAAAGTGAGTACCGGTCATTCACATATGATTGATCGCACCATTGACCTCATACAAGACCGTGATTTTGAGCAACGCTTTATGGTTGACCTGCTACATAAGGACATGAAACTAGCGATCGATCTGGCCAATAACTTAGGGGTTGAAGCAGAACTGGGGGGCCGTACGGAACAAATCATTCAAGACGTGTCCGATAAAGGGTACGGTAAACAAGATGTGGCGGCTATCATTCGAAGGGTAGAAGAGCAAGCCGGTGTCGAAGTAAAGCGCAAATCTGACTCAAACTAGTCAAATGAAGGGATAATATTAAAAAATGGTGGGTTAACGAAAAAGGAAGAAAGGCAGTCATTACGACGCCTTTTTCTTCCTTTTTTTCTTTAACATGAAGCCCGTCCCCATCACACAAACGGAAGCGAGTAAAGCACCGATAAACCCTATGGCACTACGCTCAGCCACAGCGATTCCAGCTAATACAAAGCAGGTCACCGCTAAGATGGCGAATATAAGTGCAATCGTATTCCAATTCATCGTAAACTCCCCTTCTGTGTTGTAACAAAACTTTGTCACAGTTGCTACTCTTCTAAAACAAGTGTACACTTGTGTAGGAATATCTACAATACAGGACGGGAGTAGAATAATTAGATGAGTGAAAGACAGGACCTTAGAAATATTGCGATTATCGCACACGTTGACCACGGAAAAACAACATTGGTTGACCAATTGTTAAAGCAGTCAGGAACCTTCAAAGAACATGAGCAACTGTCAGAAAGAATGATGGATTCTAATGACCTTGAAAAAGAAAGAGGCATTACCATCCTAGCAAAAACCACCGCCATTAAGTACGATGATCATAGAATTAATATCCTGGATACACCTGGCCACGCAGATTTTAGTGGGGAGGTTGAGCGTATTTTGAAGATGGTCGATGGCGTGCTACTCGTTGTCGATGCTTTTGAGGGTTGTATGCCTCAAACACGCTTTGTGCTAAAGAAAGCACTCGATCATAACCTTACCCCTATTGTGGTTCTAAACAAGATCGACAGAGAGAACGCTAGACCCCAGGAAGTGGTAGATGAAGTATTAGATTTATTTATAGATCTAGGTGCGGATGAGGATCAGCTGGAGTTCCCAGTGGTATACACTTCAGCGATTGCGGGCACGTCTAGTGACCAACCTGAGGAGCAACAGGAGAATATGGATGCGCTATTTTCTTCCATCCTCTCTCATATACCAGCTCCAGCCGTTGATACGGAACAACCCCTACAACTTCAGGTCACTATGTTAGATTACAATGACTATCTTGGTCGTATTGGCGTGGGGCGTGTTCAGCGCGGACGTATTAAACTGAACCAGCCTATCGTCGTGATCACCCGTGAAGGTAAACAAAAATCCTTCCGTGTGACCAAGCTTTTCGGTTTCCTAGGGCTGAAAAGGGTGGAAATAGAAGAAGCTCAGGCGGGGGATATCGTGGCCGTTGCAGGCTTAGAGGACATTAACGTGGGTGAAACGGTATGTGACGCCGGTCATCCCGAACCTCTACCTCTCTTAAAAATAGACGAACCGACGTTACAGATGACGTTCTTAGTGAACAATAGTCCCTTTGCTGGTCGTGATGGTAAACACGTGACCGCCCGTAAGCTAAGAGAACGCTTGTTTAAAGAACTTGAAACGGACGTCAGTTTACGTGTAGATGAAACTGATAGCCCAGAAGTGTTCACGGTTTCAGGGAGAGGGGAACTCCATCTGTCTATCTTAATCGAGAACATGAGACGTGAAGGATATGAGATACAAGTCTCCAAGCCAGAGGTCATTGTCAAAGAAATCGACGGAAAGAAAATGGAGCCATTTGAGCGTTTAATTATCGATGTCCCGGATGACTATACCGGCAGTATCATGGAAACGTTGGGTACAAGAAAAGCGGAAATGCTGAACATGGTCAACAATGGATTCGGGCAAGTACGCCTCGAATTCCTGATCCCGTCAAGAGGGTTGATCGGTTATCGCACCGAGTTTCTCACACAATCACGTGGATACGGCATCATGACGCATTCCTTTGACTCTTATCAACCTCTCGTCAAAGCGACGCTCGGAGGACGACGCTTCGGAGCGTTGATCGCTCACGAAACGGGGACGGCTAACACGTATGGGCTACTGAATGTTGAAGATCGTGGAACGATGTTCATTTCACCAGGGACAGAGGTTTATGAAGGCATGATTGTCGGAGAGCATTCTAGAGATAATGACCTTGTCGTAAACGTCTGTAAGACGAAGGCCGCTAATAATATTCGTTCGGCAACGAAAGAAGAGACCGTTAAATTAAAAGCGCCTCGTCAACTCACTTTAGAAGAAGCATTAGAATTTTTAGGGGACGACGAGTATTGCGAAATCACACCAGACACGGTAAGATTACGCAAGAAGTTTCTCAATAAATCGGAACGTGAACGTCATGAAAAGAATCAGAAATTAGGACTTAAGTCCTAAGGTTTGGAGGGGAGCGTATGATAACCGATCGGTTATTTGTAGACGGAGAGTTGACCTTTGGGGCCTTTCTTATTCTGTATCTTATAACGGCAGTATTGCTTGGCCTTGTCTACAAGCTTGGCTTTGAACGAAGACTTCCCGTCCTCAAGGCTTTCATTGTCTATGTTGTCCTAGCCATCGGTGCCTTACCATTAGCGTTTTTAGGCATTGCCTTGCCCTTTATTGAAGCGTTAATCATTGCTGTTGCGATGTTAGCCATCGTAAGGTTCAGGATGAAAAAGGCGTCGTAGTTTATTACTTTACTGACTGCCTTTAGTAGGGGGTTGTTAACATGAAGCTAGATGATGCCATATTTAACTGGTTACAAATTAGACATGTGGCTGAGATGAAACCGGATGATGAAGCGGCTCAAGATACGTACGAATTCTTCACAACCATCTTAGAAGAAGATCATCACCTGACAGATATTGAGGTCAAGCTTGAAGACAACATGCATATTGTGTCTTTTGTTAAGGATGAGCAAGAACGTAGCAAAACATATCCCAGTGAGTTTGTGCATCAATTGTATCACGATTTAGAAAATATGCATGACCAGAACCAGACAGGCTGTTAGAAAGACAGGTAGCATAAGAAAAAGTGTAGTCCTCAGGTGGACTACACTTTTTTAGATAAAAAATTAATAACGGTAGGACAGATCATGGCTTAATGGTCGCTATAAATGTTTCATTGCGTTACACATTTATAACCAACCGTCATCCTCTTTTGAATGCACCGGTTCGGTCAGTTTGCCTTCTCTTTTTCTTTTTTCAGTCTTTTCAGTAATTCTAGCGTGACAGGTCTGACACACGTAAGTTGATAAAGGGTGGTTTCTTAGACGTTTTCCTAATAACGAATCTGCATCAATGCGTTCAATCGTATCGCAAATTACACACTGTATCTTCATATTTGTGCCTCCTATATCACTAGTATAGCATGGATTGATACAGCTTCATACGTGTACATAGCGAACACGGGGTCTGATTGACACTTTTTTTATTAGGAATTAAACTGTGTTATAGACCAAGGGAGTGCTAAAAGATGTCAAATTTTAATGAAGTCAGTCGTAGTAAGAGTCACGACCTCAAGAAAAGACGAAGAAAAAAATCAATCATTGGCATGATGATTTGGATGACGGTCTTTTTTATGCTAGGGACGATCACTGTCTTTGGCTATACTTACTGGAAAGTGGATCAAGCGTTCCATAAAGTGAGTAAACAGGATAAAGTAAGTGCAGCCACACAAGATGACACACCGCCATCAGCTTCAGAAGATGATAAAAAGGATGGTAAACTTCAGGAGGAAGAGGATCAGATTAAGCCACTCGCTGTGGCCATTATTGGCACAGATCGACGAACAGGATCTGGTGGAACACTCAACACAGACGTCCTCATGGTTGCTCTGATTGACCGAGAAACGCCTTCAGTCTCCATTTTGTCCATTCCGAGAGACACTAAAGTTCAAATACCGGGTCATTCAGGTTATATAAAAGCGAATGCGGTATTTGCACGAGGCGAAGCGGAAGGGAATCGTCAGAAGTTTGCCGGAGAAGAGCCCACGACCTC is a window of Caldalkalibacillus salinus DNA encoding:
- a CDS encoding YktB family protein; this encodes MSTHTFTGFTEDDFNTFHIEGLDARMEAIKERIQPKFRQIGDVLTEEMTHMLGNDMYLHIAKHARRTVNPPHDTWLAIAPNQRGYKKHPHFQVGLFDDHVFIWLAFIYELPYKREIAQTFLKHLDQLDDTIPNDYVISLDHTKKDAKAKDVLKQQGLKDVLVRFRDVKKAEFLVGRHIAANDSLLSDGERFMQYTKDTLETLVPLYQLAYQEQ
- a CDS encoding NAD(P)-dependent oxidoreductase; amino-acid sequence: MKVGYIGLGTMGLPMVKNLLQADIDTWVVSRSRPPIEEALKLGAKEAKSPADLTSQVDVVMTCLPTIESIEEIYFGENGIIQAGVQDTIVLEHSTVSPQLNEKQHHAITQKGGLFLDAPLSGGPMGAEAGTLTIMCGGDESAFERVRPILDVVGQTIALVGPVGSGSVVKLINNMLVGVHTQALSEAFVMGAKAGIDPAMIHRLIKVSTGHSHMIDRTIDLIQDRDFEQRFMVDLLHKDMKLAIDLANNLGVEAELGGRTEQIIQDVSDKGYGKQDVAAIIRRVEEQAGVEVKRKSDSN
- a CDS encoding inositol monophosphatase family protein, whose translation is MEAHQAWQDIYHTAKAWTQEAGQRLRDTLGGTLNVEYKTSAADLVTQKDHEIEEFFIEHIRHHYPEHAILGEEGLAETIEDPYREIVWVIDPIDGTTNFVHQQANFCISVGIYEQGEPRIGIIYDPIHDEFFHTLKGQGAYFNERKLEPLEKTTMEQSVLGINGLWLTPNRRYDHRKLQSIVRHARGSRSLGSAALELAYVACGRLDGYLTLRLSPWDYAAGLVILNELGARMTTIENEPIDIFTSEQTSIFVAKPGLHEHISDHFLLVDEAPGW
- a CDS encoding YlaI family protein yields the protein MKIQCVICDTIERIDADSLLGKRLRNHPLSTYVCQTCHARITEKTEKRKREGKLTEPVHSKEDDGWL
- a CDS encoding YlaH-like family protein, which codes for MITDRLFVDGELTFGAFLILYLITAVLLGLVYKLGFERRLPVLKAFIVYVVLAIGALPLAFLGIALPFIEALIIAVAMLAIVRFRMKKAS
- the typA gene encoding translational GTPase TypA, whose amino-acid sequence is MSERQDLRNIAIIAHVDHGKTTLVDQLLKQSGTFKEHEQLSERMMDSNDLEKERGITILAKTTAIKYDDHRINILDTPGHADFSGEVERILKMVDGVLLVVDAFEGCMPQTRFVLKKALDHNLTPIVVLNKIDRENARPQEVVDEVLDLFIDLGADEDQLEFPVVYTSAIAGTSSDQPEEQQENMDALFSSILSHIPAPAVDTEQPLQLQVTMLDYNDYLGRIGVGRVQRGRIKLNQPIVVITREGKQKSFRVTKLFGFLGLKRVEIEEAQAGDIVAVAGLEDINVGETVCDAGHPEPLPLLKIDEPTLQMTFLVNNSPFAGRDGKHVTARKLRERLFKELETDVSLRVDETDSPEVFTVSGRGELHLSILIENMRREGYEIQVSKPEVIVKEIDGKKMEPFERLIIDVPDDYTGSIMETLGTRKAEMLNMVNNGFGQVRLEFLIPSRGLIGYRTEFLTQSRGYGIMTHSFDSYQPLVKATLGGRRFGALIAHETGTANTYGLLNVEDRGTMFISPGTEVYEGMIVGEHSRDNDLVVNVCKTKAANNIRSATKEETVKLKAPRQLTLEEALEFLGDDEYCEITPDTVRLRKKFLNKSERERHEKNQKLGLKS
- a CDS encoding DUF5325 family protein gives rise to the protein MNWNTIALIFAILAVTCFVLAGIAVAERSAIGFIGALLASVCVMGTGFMLKKKRKKKAS